A window of Solanum stenotomum isolate F172 chromosome 3, ASM1918654v1, whole genome shotgun sequence contains these coding sequences:
- the LOC125858443 gene encoding probable tRNA (guanine(26)-N(2))-dimethyltransferase 1 isoform X1: MEHSMSSEEEIGDEEKQLKNTSFDLKDYTVIKEGEAEILMHATNQVFYNKTQVNNRDMSIAVLRTFISQRKLEHKAMLARQAKAGPKVPDESVSEMEPPADSSQHNGMSSDGCKLLEEMSQDEQCSISDVQTRNLRRKDLELKPARVLEALSASGLRALRYAREVEGIGQVVALDNDKVSVESCRRNIRFNGSVACSKLESHLADARVYMLTHPKEFDVVDLDPYGSPSVFLDSAVQSVVDGGILMCTATDLAVLCGGNGEVCYSKYGSYPLRGKYCHEMALRILLACIESHANRYKRYIVPVLSVHMDFYVRVFVRIYSSASAMRNAPLKLSYVYQCNGCDSFHLQPVGRTISKSNTLRYHPGFGPAISQDCSDCGKKFNMGGPIWSAPIHDQEWVAAILADVKSMKEQYPAYDRICAMLTAVSEELPDIPLFLSLHNISATLKCTSPSAVMFRSAVINAGYRTSGTHVNPLGLKTDAPMHTIWDIMRCWVTVPCSVSSCFVGLENERRKERKNPKEKVAMKNKGKVTRNISLQLEVSVQKIDFCQVKNHPVKAQPSHHPGTVILSKEPVLQANFAWDVESPSKGKDKKVAHFLPNPERHWGPKLRAGRQITGKHMSLLGTKEVNIFSNPEDSDNSAAVF; this comes from the exons ATGGAACACAGTATGTCCAGTGAAGAGGAAATTGGGGATGAAGAGAAGCAGCTGAAAAACACTTCCTTTGATCTGAAAGATTACACCGTTATTAAAGAAGGAGAAGCTGAGATTCTCATGCATGCTACAAATCAAGTCTTTTACAACAAAACTCAG GTGAACAACAGAGATATGTCTATTGCTGTTTTGAGGACCTTTATATCACAACGCAAGCTAGAGCACAAAGCAATGTTGGCCAGACAAGCTAAGGCTGGCCCTAAGGTACCAGATGAATCAGTTTCTGAAATGGAACCTCCAGCTGATTCTTCCCAGCATAATGGAATGTCCAGTGATGGGTGTAAACTCTTGGAAGAGATGTCCCAAGATGAACAATGTAGTATTTCAGATGTGCAAACAAGAAACCTAAGGCGGAAAGACCTAGAACTAAAGCCAGCACGAGTTCTTGAG GCTCTTTCAGCTTCTGGATTGAGGGCTTTAAGATATGCACGTGAAGTAGAAGGAATTGGTCAAGTTGTGGCCCTTGACAATGACAAAG TCTCTGTTGAATCTTGCAGGAGAAACATAAGATTCAATGGTTCTGTGGCATGCTCAAAGCTGGAATCCCACCTTGCTGATGCTCGAGTTTATATGCTTACCCATCCCAAAGAATTTGATGTG GTTGATCTTGATCCTTATGGATCGCCATCTGTGTTCTTGGATTCTGCTGTTCAATCAGTTGTAGATGGGGGGATATTGATGTGTACTGCTACTGATTTGGCAGTGTTATGCGGGGGAAATGGAGAAGTATGCTATTCCAA ATATGGCTCGTATCCATTGAGAGGGAAATATTGCCATGAAATGGCTTTGCGGATCCTTCTTGCCTGCATTGAG AGCCATGCAAATCGGTACAAAAGATATATTGTTCcagtattatctgttcatatggaCTTCTATGTCCGCGTTTTTGTTCGTATCTATAG TTCAGCAAGTGCTATGAGGAATGCTCCTCTGAAGCTCTCATATGTGTATCAGTGTAACGGGTGCGATTCTTTCCATCTTCAGCCAGTCGGGAGGACTATCTCAAAG AGTAACACCCTCAGATACCACCCTGGATTTGGCCCTGCTATTTCTCAAGATTGCAGTGATTGTGGTAAAAAATTCAATATGGGTGGACCCATATGGTCTGCACCCATCCATGATCAAGAATGGGTAGCTGCCATACTTGCTGATGTGAAATCTATGAAGGAACAGTATCCAGCGTATGATCGAATCTGTGCTATGTTGACAGCAGTTTCAGAG GAATTACCTGATATTCCTCTATTTCTTAGTTTGCACAATATCTCTGCAACACTGAAATGCACTTCTCCCTCAGCAGTTATGTTTCGCTCTGCTGTAATCAATGCAGGATATCGTACATCAGGGACTCATGTGAATCCTTTGGGATTGAAAACAGATGCTCCTATGCATACCATTTGGGATATCATGCGTTGCTGGGTAACTGTTCCTTGTTCTGTCAGCTCTTGTTTTGTTGGCCttgaaaatgaaagaagaaaagaaaggaaaaaccCTAAAGAAAAAGTAGCCATGAAGAATAAAGGAAAAGTAACTCGTAACATTTCATTGCAACTTGAAGTTTCTGTACAAAAAATTGACTTCTGTCAG GTCAAAAATCATCCTGTGAAAGCTCAACCATCTCACCATCCTGGAACTGTGATTCTTTCCAAGGAACCTGTTCTGCAG GCTAATTTTGCTTGGGATGTTGAATCCCCTAGCAAGGGAAAGGACAAGAAGGTTGCTCATTTCCTTCCTAATCCCGAAAGGCATTGGGGCCCAAAACTCAGGGCAGGTCGCCAGATTACTGGTAAGCACATGTCCCTTTTGGGTACCAAAGAAGTAAATATATTTAGCAACCCTGAGGATAGTGATAACTCTGCAGCAGTGTTTTAG
- the LOC125858443 gene encoding probable tRNA (guanine(26)-N(2))-dimethyltransferase 1 isoform X3: MEHSMSSEEEIGDEEKQLKNTSFDLKDYTVIKEGEAEILMHATNQVFYNKTQVNNRDMSIAVLRTFISQRKLEHKAMLARQAKAGPKVPDESVSEMEPPADSSQHNGMSSDGCKLLEEMSQDEQCSISDVQTRNLRRKDLELKPARVLEALSASGLRALRYAREVEGIGQVVALDNDKVSVESCRRNIRFNGSVACSKLESHLADARVYMLTHPKEFDVVDLDPYGSPSVFLDSAVQSVVDGGILMCTATDLAVLCGGNGEVCYSKYGSYPLRGKYCHEMALRILLACIESHANRYKRYIVPVLSVHMDFYVRVFVRIYSSASAMRNAPLKLSYVYQCNGCDSFHLQPVGRTISKSNTLRYHPGFGPAISQDCSDCGKKFNMGGPIWSAPIHDQEWVAAILADVKSMKEQYPAYDRICAMLTAVSEELPDIPLFLSLHNISATLKCTSPSAVMFRSAVINAGYRTSGTHVNPLGLKTDAPMHTIWDIMRCWVKNHPVKAQPSHHPGTVILSKEPVLQANFAWDVESPSKGKDKKVAHFLPNPERHWGPKLRAGRQITGKHMSLLGTKEVNIFSNPEDSDNSAAVF, translated from the exons ATGGAACACAGTATGTCCAGTGAAGAGGAAATTGGGGATGAAGAGAAGCAGCTGAAAAACACTTCCTTTGATCTGAAAGATTACACCGTTATTAAAGAAGGAGAAGCTGAGATTCTCATGCATGCTACAAATCAAGTCTTTTACAACAAAACTCAG GTGAACAACAGAGATATGTCTATTGCTGTTTTGAGGACCTTTATATCACAACGCAAGCTAGAGCACAAAGCAATGTTGGCCAGACAAGCTAAGGCTGGCCCTAAGGTACCAGATGAATCAGTTTCTGAAATGGAACCTCCAGCTGATTCTTCCCAGCATAATGGAATGTCCAGTGATGGGTGTAAACTCTTGGAAGAGATGTCCCAAGATGAACAATGTAGTATTTCAGATGTGCAAACAAGAAACCTAAGGCGGAAAGACCTAGAACTAAAGCCAGCACGAGTTCTTGAG GCTCTTTCAGCTTCTGGATTGAGGGCTTTAAGATATGCACGTGAAGTAGAAGGAATTGGTCAAGTTGTGGCCCTTGACAATGACAAAG TCTCTGTTGAATCTTGCAGGAGAAACATAAGATTCAATGGTTCTGTGGCATGCTCAAAGCTGGAATCCCACCTTGCTGATGCTCGAGTTTATATGCTTACCCATCCCAAAGAATTTGATGTG GTTGATCTTGATCCTTATGGATCGCCATCTGTGTTCTTGGATTCTGCTGTTCAATCAGTTGTAGATGGGGGGATATTGATGTGTACTGCTACTGATTTGGCAGTGTTATGCGGGGGAAATGGAGAAGTATGCTATTCCAA ATATGGCTCGTATCCATTGAGAGGGAAATATTGCCATGAAATGGCTTTGCGGATCCTTCTTGCCTGCATTGAG AGCCATGCAAATCGGTACAAAAGATATATTGTTCcagtattatctgttcatatggaCTTCTATGTCCGCGTTTTTGTTCGTATCTATAG TTCAGCAAGTGCTATGAGGAATGCTCCTCTGAAGCTCTCATATGTGTATCAGTGTAACGGGTGCGATTCTTTCCATCTTCAGCCAGTCGGGAGGACTATCTCAAAG AGTAACACCCTCAGATACCACCCTGGATTTGGCCCTGCTATTTCTCAAGATTGCAGTGATTGTGGTAAAAAATTCAATATGGGTGGACCCATATGGTCTGCACCCATCCATGATCAAGAATGGGTAGCTGCCATACTTGCTGATGTGAAATCTATGAAGGAACAGTATCCAGCGTATGATCGAATCTGTGCTATGTTGACAGCAGTTTCAGAG GAATTACCTGATATTCCTCTATTTCTTAGTTTGCACAATATCTCTGCAACACTGAAATGCACTTCTCCCTCAGCAGTTATGTTTCGCTCTGCTGTAATCAATGCAGGATATCGTACATCAGGGACTCATGTGAATCCTTTGGGATTGAAAACAGATGCTCCTATGCATACCATTTGGGATATCATGCGTTGCTGG GTCAAAAATCATCCTGTGAAAGCTCAACCATCTCACCATCCTGGAACTGTGATTCTTTCCAAGGAACCTGTTCTGCAG GCTAATTTTGCTTGGGATGTTGAATCCCCTAGCAAGGGAAAGGACAAGAAGGTTGCTCATTTCCTTCCTAATCCCGAAAGGCATTGGGGCCCAAAACTCAGGGCAGGTCGCCAGATTACTGGTAAGCACATGTCCCTTTTGGGTACCAAAGAAGTAAATATATTTAGCAACCCTGAGGATAGTGATAACTCTGCAGCAGTGTTTTAG
- the LOC125858443 gene encoding probable tRNA (guanine(26)-N(2))-dimethyltransferase 1 isoform X2, with amino-acid sequence MEHSMSSEEEIGDEEKQLKNTSFDLKDYTVIKEGEAEILMHATNQVFYNKTQVNNRDMSIAVLRTFISQRKLEHKAMLARQAKAGPKVPDESVSEMEPPADSSQHNGMSSDGCKLLEEMSQDEQCSISDVQTRNLRRKDLELKPARVLEALSASGLRALRYAREVEGIGQVVALDNDKVSVESCRRNIRFNGSVACSKLESHLADARVYMLTHPKEFDVVDLDPYGSPSVFLDSAVQSVVDGGILMCTATDLAVLCGGNGEVCYSKYGSYPLRGKYCHEMALRILLACIESHANRYKRYIVPVLSVHMDFYVRVFVRIYSSASAMRNAPLKLSYVYQCNGCDSFHLQPVGRTISKSNTLRYHPGFGPAISQDCSDCGKKFNMGGPIWSAPIHDQEWVAAILADVKSMKEQYPAYDRICAMLTAVSEELPDIPLFLSLHNISATLKCTSPSAVMFRSAVINAGYRTSGTHVNPLGLKTDAPMHTIWDIMRCWVTVPCSVSSCFVGLENERRKERKNPKEKVAMKNKGKVTRNISLQLEVSVQKIDFCQVKNHPVKAQPSHHPGTVILSKEPVLQANFAWDVESPSKGKDKKVAHFLPNPERHWGPKLRAGRQITERILKMLVGIGR; translated from the exons ATGGAACACAGTATGTCCAGTGAAGAGGAAATTGGGGATGAAGAGAAGCAGCTGAAAAACACTTCCTTTGATCTGAAAGATTACACCGTTATTAAAGAAGGAGAAGCTGAGATTCTCATGCATGCTACAAATCAAGTCTTTTACAACAAAACTCAG GTGAACAACAGAGATATGTCTATTGCTGTTTTGAGGACCTTTATATCACAACGCAAGCTAGAGCACAAAGCAATGTTGGCCAGACAAGCTAAGGCTGGCCCTAAGGTACCAGATGAATCAGTTTCTGAAATGGAACCTCCAGCTGATTCTTCCCAGCATAATGGAATGTCCAGTGATGGGTGTAAACTCTTGGAAGAGATGTCCCAAGATGAACAATGTAGTATTTCAGATGTGCAAACAAGAAACCTAAGGCGGAAAGACCTAGAACTAAAGCCAGCACGAGTTCTTGAG GCTCTTTCAGCTTCTGGATTGAGGGCTTTAAGATATGCACGTGAAGTAGAAGGAATTGGTCAAGTTGTGGCCCTTGACAATGACAAAG TCTCTGTTGAATCTTGCAGGAGAAACATAAGATTCAATGGTTCTGTGGCATGCTCAAAGCTGGAATCCCACCTTGCTGATGCTCGAGTTTATATGCTTACCCATCCCAAAGAATTTGATGTG GTTGATCTTGATCCTTATGGATCGCCATCTGTGTTCTTGGATTCTGCTGTTCAATCAGTTGTAGATGGGGGGATATTGATGTGTACTGCTACTGATTTGGCAGTGTTATGCGGGGGAAATGGAGAAGTATGCTATTCCAA ATATGGCTCGTATCCATTGAGAGGGAAATATTGCCATGAAATGGCTTTGCGGATCCTTCTTGCCTGCATTGAG AGCCATGCAAATCGGTACAAAAGATATATTGTTCcagtattatctgttcatatggaCTTCTATGTCCGCGTTTTTGTTCGTATCTATAG TTCAGCAAGTGCTATGAGGAATGCTCCTCTGAAGCTCTCATATGTGTATCAGTGTAACGGGTGCGATTCTTTCCATCTTCAGCCAGTCGGGAGGACTATCTCAAAG AGTAACACCCTCAGATACCACCCTGGATTTGGCCCTGCTATTTCTCAAGATTGCAGTGATTGTGGTAAAAAATTCAATATGGGTGGACCCATATGGTCTGCACCCATCCATGATCAAGAATGGGTAGCTGCCATACTTGCTGATGTGAAATCTATGAAGGAACAGTATCCAGCGTATGATCGAATCTGTGCTATGTTGACAGCAGTTTCAGAG GAATTACCTGATATTCCTCTATTTCTTAGTTTGCACAATATCTCTGCAACACTGAAATGCACTTCTCCCTCAGCAGTTATGTTTCGCTCTGCTGTAATCAATGCAGGATATCGTACATCAGGGACTCATGTGAATCCTTTGGGATTGAAAACAGATGCTCCTATGCATACCATTTGGGATATCATGCGTTGCTGGGTAACTGTTCCTTGTTCTGTCAGCTCTTGTTTTGTTGGCCttgaaaatgaaagaagaaaagaaaggaaaaaccCTAAAGAAAAAGTAGCCATGAAGAATAAAGGAAAAGTAACTCGTAACATTTCATTGCAACTTGAAGTTTCTGTACAAAAAATTGACTTCTGTCAG GTCAAAAATCATCCTGTGAAAGCTCAACCATCTCACCATCCTGGAACTGTGATTCTTTCCAAGGAACCTGTTCTGCAG GCTAATTTTGCTTGGGATGTTGAATCCCCTAGCAAGGGAAAGGACAAGAAGGTTGCTCATTTCCTTCCTAATCCCGAAAGGCATTGGGGCCCAAAACTCAGGGCAGGTCGCCAGATTACTG